From a region of the Acuticoccus sediminis genome:
- a CDS encoding NADH-quinone oxidoreductase subunit L — protein sequence MMLALVAALPVLSGFALVLAVPERSRALAAAAGLVLALVVALAAAVAIADARLAIVWTGALGLHAGLTPLSAVMLVLVPLVALPVTVHAALNEEEPALARLVGLMLVFVGGMELVVMADDLLTLLIGWEVIGAASWALVAHRWRDSHAVSSGAWAFLVTRTGDVGLFLAVMVLFAATGSLGFEALGELAGWPLALAASGLLVSAAAKAGQVPFSPWLFRAMDAPASVSALLHAATLVAAGAYLVARVEPHLAGTGFGDVAIAVGLVTAIAGGVVAMLQNHVKKLLAASTSAQLGLMFVAAGAGYPAVAILHLVAHALYKAPLFLAAGLAHEIRGTYALHRLGLGRSTPLLALAALAPALALAGVPPLGGAWTKEEIVSAAGHASLWLSLLVTLAGGLSAAYATRYQRLAFGRGAETPRDRLPSVAALAPILALSAASLGLAVLWLPAVSERVARWLGGEVPAGTVLELVLSLALVAVGIVFGLALAARAPRLGAEGRSAAFSDWLGLPWLLEHAIARPVQGLAHHLGRIDDRALDALPRAVRDASAAVPQRLAAVDNAVVDGGVRLAAALWRWLARVLDRFGELGAEGLPSGSAFLVGLAGAEARRVQTGFSHHYYVILVAGLLAAVAVLAIGA from the coding sequence ATGATGCTCGCCCTCGTCGCCGCCCTCCCCGTCCTCTCCGGTTTCGCCCTCGTCCTCGCCGTGCCGGAGCGTAGCCGCGCACTCGCCGCCGCGGCTGGCCTCGTGCTCGCGCTGGTCGTCGCGCTCGCCGCGGCGGTCGCCATCGCGGACGCTCGCCTCGCCATCGTGTGGACGGGCGCGCTTGGCCTTCATGCAGGGCTGACGCCGCTGTCGGCGGTGATGCTCGTCCTCGTGCCGCTTGTCGCCCTCCCGGTCACCGTCCACGCCGCACTGAACGAGGAGGAACCCGCGCTCGCCCGCCTTGTCGGGCTGATGCTGGTGTTCGTCGGCGGCATGGAGCTGGTCGTGATGGCGGACGACCTGCTGACGCTTCTCATCGGATGGGAGGTGATTGGCGCGGCGTCCTGGGCGCTTGTCGCCCACCGCTGGCGGGACAGCCACGCCGTTTCGTCCGGCGCCTGGGCCTTCCTCGTCACGCGCACCGGCGACGTGGGGCTGTTCCTCGCCGTGATGGTACTGTTCGCCGCCACGGGTTCGCTGGGCTTCGAGGCGCTCGGCGAACTCGCCGGGTGGCCCCTCGCCCTCGCGGCCAGCGGGCTGCTCGTCTCGGCGGCGGCGAAGGCGGGGCAGGTGCCGTTCTCGCCGTGGCTCTTCCGCGCGATGGACGCGCCGGCCTCTGTCTCGGCGCTGCTGCACGCCGCGACGCTCGTCGCCGCCGGCGCCTACCTCGTCGCGCGGGTGGAACCTCACCTCGCCGGCACGGGATTCGGCGACGTGGCCATAGCCGTCGGCCTCGTTACCGCGATCGCCGGCGGTGTGGTCGCGATGCTGCAGAACCACGTCAAGAAGCTGCTCGCAGCCTCCACTTCGGCGCAGCTCGGCCTCATGTTCGTCGCGGCGGGAGCGGGATACCCGGCCGTCGCGATCCTCCACCTCGTCGCCCACGCGCTCTACAAGGCGCCGCTGTTCCTCGCTGCCGGGCTCGCGCACGAGATTCGCGGCACCTACGCGCTCCATCGCCTCGGCCTCGGCAGGTCCACGCCGCTTCTCGCGCTGGCGGCTCTGGCCCCTGCGCTGGCGCTCGCCGGCGTGCCGCCGCTGGGCGGAGCGTGGACGAAGGAAGAGATCGTTTCCGCCGCGGGACATGCGAGCCTTTGGCTCTCGCTTCTCGTCACCCTCGCTGGCGGGCTGAGCGCAGCCTATGCGACGCGATACCAGAGGCTCGCCTTCGGCCGCGGGGCGGAGACGCCGCGCGACCGGCTCCCCTCCGTCGCCGCTCTCGCGCCGATCCTTGCGCTGTCAGCGGCTTCGCTCGGCCTCGCTGTCCTGTGGTTGCCGGCTGTTTCCGAGCGGGTGGCGCGTTGGCTGGGGGGCGAGGTTCCGGCCGGGACCGTCCTCGAGCTTGTCCTCTCGCTCGCGCTGGTCGCGGTCGGGATCGTTTTCGGCCTCGCCCTCGCGGCCCGCGCGCCGCGTCTCGGCGCCGAGGGGCGAAGCGCGGCCTTCTCCGACTGGCTGGGCCTGCCCTGGCTCCTCGAGCATGCCATTGCCCGGCCGGTGCAGGGGCTGGCGCACCACCTCGGGCGGATCGACGACCGCGCGCTTGACGCCCTGCCGCGTGCGGTGCGCGACGCGTCGGCGGCCGTGCCGCAGCGGCTGGCCGCGGTGGACAACGCCGTGGTCGACGGCGGGGTGCGCCTCGCGGCCGCCCTCTGGCGGTGGCTGGCGCGCGTGCTCGACCGGTTCGGCGAATTGGGGGCGGAGGGGCTTCCCTCCGGCAGCGCCTTCCTCGTCGGCCTCGCCGGGGCGGAAGCGCGGCGGGTGCAGACGGGCTTTTCTCACCACTATTACGTGATCCTCGTGGCGGGCCTCCTCGCGGCGGTCGCCGTGCTCGCGATCGGAGCGTGA
- a CDS encoding NADH-quinone oxidoreductase subunit N yields MPVGDLAPEIAVLLTAAAALLFASFVSRSWHWFSAVIALSGLTVAAILLAQQVGRTGTTFSGTWAIDGASVWARFAILGASGLCIMISPGWFATDRRHGEVYTMFLLSTLGAMALAGAADLLQLVVAVLLSSVTGYTLAAYHRGWAISVEAGMKYFLVGALANAVLVTGVVLVTGMAGATGYEPLASAFAAGLEASPLLLAGLAMVVVGIAYKLGAVPAHAWVPDVAEGAPVPAAAFLTIVPKIGAAVALARLVAVVPPDALPIRSLVAILAAATMTLGNLAALWQDDVRRLIGWSSVSQAGYVMMAVAVIGLDAGAVHALLAMVGAYALANLAAFAVVADLRGRTALVDYRGLFAARPLDALVLTLAFLSLVGIPPTVGFFGKFTVFSVTIGAGYGWLTLVAAVNTAVSLAYYGRVLKHAAFEEPAGTMARLDSATLTGVVASGAAIVALGLAAGPVLGGLVDATLLP; encoded by the coding sequence ATGCCCGTCGGCGACCTCGCACCGGAGATCGCCGTCCTTCTGACGGCGGCCGCGGCGCTCCTCTTCGCATCGTTCGTGTCGCGGTCGTGGCACTGGTTTAGCGCCGTGATCGCGCTGTCCGGCCTCACCGTCGCGGCCATCCTGCTCGCCCAGCAGGTCGGCCGCACCGGGACCACCTTCAGCGGCACCTGGGCCATCGACGGCGCGAGCGTCTGGGCGCGGTTCGCGATCCTCGGCGCGAGCGGCCTCTGCATCATGATCTCGCCCGGCTGGTTCGCCACCGACAGGCGGCACGGCGAGGTCTACACGATGTTCCTCCTCTCCACCCTCGGCGCGATGGCGCTCGCCGGCGCGGCAGACCTCCTGCAGCTTGTCGTAGCGGTGCTGCTGTCGTCCGTCACCGGCTATACGCTGGCCGCCTACCATCGCGGGTGGGCGATCTCGGTGGAGGCGGGGATGAAGTACTTCCTCGTCGGCGCGCTGGCCAACGCCGTGCTGGTGACCGGTGTCGTCCTCGTCACCGGCATGGCGGGCGCGACGGGCTACGAGCCGCTCGCATCGGCCTTCGCGGCCGGCCTGGAAGCGTCGCCGCTGCTTCTCGCCGGCCTCGCGATGGTGGTCGTAGGCATCGCCTACAAGCTGGGCGCCGTGCCGGCGCACGCCTGGGTGCCCGACGTCGCGGAGGGAGCGCCCGTGCCGGCGGCCGCGTTTCTCACGATCGTGCCGAAGATCGGTGCGGCGGTGGCGCTCGCCCGCCTCGTCGCCGTGGTACCGCCCGACGCGCTGCCGATCCGCTCGCTCGTCGCCATCCTCGCCGCCGCCACGATGACGCTCGGCAATCTCGCCGCGCTGTGGCAGGACGATGTGCGCCGGCTGATCGGCTGGTCCTCGGTCAGCCAGGCCGGCTACGTGATGATGGCGGTCGCGGTCATCGGGCTCGACGCGGGGGCCGTTCACGCCCTCCTTGCGATGGTCGGCGCCTATGCGCTCGCCAACCTCGCCGCATTCGCCGTGGTGGCGGACCTTCGCGGCCGCACGGCGCTGGTCGACTATCGCGGCCTGTTCGCGGCCCGGCCGCTCGACGCGCTCGTCCTGACGCTCGCCTTCCTGTCGCTGGTCGGGATCCCGCCGACCGTCGGGTTCTTCGGCAAGTTCACGGTGTTCAGCGTGACCATCGGCGCGGGCTACGGCTGGCTCACGCTCGTCGCGGCGGTCAACACGGCCGTCTCGCTGGCCTACTACGGCCGGGTCCTGAAGCACGCCGCATTCGAGGAGCCGGCAGGGACGATGGCGCGCCTGGACAGTGCGACGCTCACCGGAGTCGTCGCATCCGGCGCGGCGATCGTGGCGCTCGGTCTTGCCGCCGGGCCTGTCCTCGGTGGGCTGGTCGATGCTACCCTTCTACCATGA
- a CDS encoding complex I subunit 1 family protein — protein MSLAAVPALFVFLALGAALAAVLDAMARAAVAGAPVAQAAGAPFRVGRALLARQTISTEAPDRANWRLAPAWYGALAAVGLSVVPFADGLALVQLPSGIVLWGAVEALTVVVVFLHGWSPNAPFPLIGAYRYVATGLPVMLPSMFALIAAALPARSLDVVAIVESQRGMWNLVPQPLGLPLFLIVGLSLTLRGPMDYADSADLSGGTSAEDSGAARALWQAARLAMLVSFAAMGATVFLGGHLGPVLPGPLWLALKTAIVMALLVALTHLVPRMPVSRMVTLLWVVLLPLSFLHLLQAGLAALWL, from the coding sequence ATGAGCCTCGCGGCGGTCCCGGCACTCTTCGTCTTCCTCGCGCTCGGAGCCGCGTTGGCCGCGGTGCTCGACGCAATGGCGCGGGCTGCGGTGGCGGGCGCCCCCGTCGCGCAGGCCGCCGGCGCTCCGTTTCGTGTCGGCCGGGCGCTCCTTGCCCGGCAGACCATTTCAACCGAAGCGCCAGACCGGGCGAACTGGCGGCTCGCTCCGGCGTGGTATGGCGCGCTCGCGGCGGTGGGTCTTTCGGTGGTGCCATTTGCCGATGGCCTCGCGCTGGTGCAGCTGCCGAGCGGCATCGTGCTGTGGGGCGCTGTCGAGGCGCTGACGGTTGTCGTCGTCTTCCTGCACGGCTGGTCGCCCAACGCGCCGTTCCCGCTGATCGGCGCCTATCGCTACGTGGCGACGGGGCTACCCGTGATGCTGCCGTCGATGTTCGCGCTGATCGCGGCGGCGCTGCCGGCCCGCTCGCTCGACGTGGTGGCCATCGTAGAGAGCCAGCGCGGGATGTGGAACCTCGTGCCCCAGCCGCTCGGCCTGCCGCTGTTCCTCATCGTCGGCCTCTCCCTCACCTTGCGCGGGCCGATGGACTATGCCGATTCCGCCGACCTTTCCGGCGGCACCAGCGCGGAAGACTCCGGCGCCGCCCGCGCGCTCTGGCAGGCGGCGCGGCTCGCCATGCTCGTCTCGTTCGCGGCGATGGGCGCGACGGTCTTCCTCGGCGGCCATCTCGGCCCGGTGCTGCCGGGGCCGCTCTGGCTGGCCCTCAAGACAGCGATCGTGATGGCGCTGCTGGTGGCCCTCACCCACCTCGTGCCGCGCATGCCGGTCTCGCGCATGGTGACGCTCCTGTGGGTCGTCCTCCTGCCGCTGTCGTTCCTCCACCTCCTGCAGGCCGGGCTGGCGGCGCTATGGCTGTGA
- a CDS encoding complex I subunit 4 family protein — translation MLTLAIFLPLAGALVLLTAPGLTERTLRQLAVALAAVPFLLLLVAWTRFDTGGAAFQLVEEAPWVPALGVAWRVGVDGISLALALMTALVFLAAVAWPMERAERVRQYYAWFLFLEAMSLGLFLTLDLLFFYVFFDLSLVGMFFLIGRWGHGERQAAALKFFIYTFVGSLAILLAIIALVLSTDPLTFDMRTLIAEQPLAGAGPMATLVFLGFVAGFAIKTPLFPVHTWLPPAHVDAPGPASAILAAVLLKMGTYGMVRMPLQMLPEAFAAYALPLAVLALVSILWGALVAFGQTSIKRRIAYTSVNHMGYTVLGIAAAGALLSGEEAARQLALTGAVVEMVAHGLITGALFLIAGGIWARAGTYEMDRFGGLAAVAPKLTVATVVAAFASLGLPGLAGFVAEVQIFVGTFAVFPWLAAIGLLGILVTAALFLTMLRQVFFGPLAQERRAFPDVGRVELAVLAGMMALVILIGVYPTWLLDMVNAATGAIVASAAPANGG, via the coding sequence ATGCTGACACTTGCCATCTTCCTCCCGCTCGCCGGCGCTCTCGTCCTCCTCACCGCGCCCGGGCTGACGGAGCGAACCCTGCGCCAGCTCGCGGTGGCGCTCGCCGCGGTGCCGTTCCTCCTGCTTCTGGTGGCGTGGACGCGGTTCGATACCGGCGGCGCCGCCTTCCAGCTCGTGGAGGAGGCGCCATGGGTGCCGGCGCTCGGCGTCGCCTGGCGCGTCGGCGTCGACGGCATCTCGCTGGCGCTGGCGTTGATGACGGCGCTGGTGTTCCTCGCCGCCGTCGCGTGGCCGATGGAGCGCGCCGAGCGGGTGCGCCAGTACTACGCCTGGTTCCTGTTCCTGGAGGCGATGTCGCTCGGCCTCTTCCTGACGCTCGACCTCCTGTTTTTCTACGTCTTCTTCGACCTCTCGCTGGTCGGCATGTTCTTCCTGATCGGCCGGTGGGGGCACGGCGAGCGGCAGGCGGCGGCGCTAAAATTCTTCATCTACACCTTCGTCGGCTCCCTCGCGATCCTGCTCGCCATCATCGCGCTCGTCCTGTCGACGGACCCGCTCACCTTCGACATGCGAACCCTCATCGCCGAGCAGCCGCTGGCCGGCGCCGGGCCGATGGCAACGCTCGTCTTCCTCGGCTTTGTCGCCGGCTTCGCGATCAAGACGCCGCTCTTCCCGGTGCACACCTGGCTTCCGCCCGCGCATGTCGACGCGCCCGGGCCGGCCTCGGCGATCCTCGCGGCCGTGCTCCTCAAGATGGGCACGTACGGGATGGTGCGCATGCCGCTCCAGATGCTGCCCGAGGCGTTCGCGGCCTATGCGCTGCCGCTTGCGGTGCTGGCGCTCGTCTCGATCCTGTGGGGCGCACTGGTCGCCTTCGGCCAAACCTCCATTAAGCGGCGGATCGCCTACACCTCCGTCAACCACATGGGCTACACGGTGCTCGGCATTGCCGCGGCGGGGGCGCTTCTGTCGGGCGAGGAGGCCGCCCGGCAGCTCGCGCTGACAGGCGCTGTGGTGGAGATGGTGGCGCACGGCCTCATCACCGGGGCGCTGTTCCTGATCGCCGGCGGCATCTGGGCGCGGGCCGGGACCTATGAAATGGACCGCTTCGGGGGCCTCGCCGCCGTCGCCCCGAAGCTGACAGTGGCGACGGTGGTGGCCGCCTTCGCCAGCCTCGGCCTGCCGGGCCTCGCTGGGTTCGTGGCCGAGGTGCAGATCTTCGTCGGCACCTTCGCGGTGTTCCCGTGGCTCGCCGCGATCGGACTTCTGGGCATCCTCGTCACCGCGGCGCTGTTCCTGACGATGCTGCGGCAGGTCTTCTTCGGCCCGCTCGCGCAGGAGCGGCGCGCGTTCCCCGACGTCGGCCGCGTCGAGCTCGCGGTGCTGGCGGGGATGATGGCGCTGGTGATCCTGATCGGGGTCTATCCGACGTGGCTGCTCGACATGGTGAACGCGGCGACCGGCGCCATCGTCGCCTCGGCCGCACCCGCAAACGGGGGCTGA
- a CDS encoding NADH-quinone oxidoreductase subunit J family protein, with protein sequence MAVTDILFIALSALALWAGWRVFRVDSMVRASFWLMLSFFAVGGIALLLSAPYIGVATVFMMAVEMMVMALFMVMFMMNPAGLNPMQMVHQHRLSIAAGALAFAGLAAAVLLTELPSDPVAADTRVVHDLGIELLGSSMLIFETAGVTLLATMVAAVILSARSGRYGDAWEGAVPPGLEPGGTPAGRVPDEEGGHHAHHGHDDGGHGHGGHHHGGHA encoded by the coding sequence ATGGCTGTGACGGACATTCTGTTCATCGCGCTCTCGGCGCTCGCGCTCTGGGCGGGCTGGCGGGTCTTCCGCGTCGACTCCATGGTGCGGGCGAGCTTCTGGCTCATGCTCTCCTTCTTCGCCGTGGGCGGGATCGCGCTCTTGTTGTCGGCGCCCTATATCGGCGTCGCCACCGTCTTCATGATGGCGGTGGAGATGATGGTCATGGCCCTCTTCATGGTCATGTTCATGATGAACCCTGCCGGGCTCAACCCGATGCAGATGGTCCACCAGCATCGCCTGTCGATCGCCGCCGGTGCGCTCGCCTTCGCCGGGCTCGCCGCTGCCGTGCTTCTCACCGAGCTGCCCTCCGACCCTGTCGCGGCCGACACGCGCGTGGTCCACGATCTCGGCATCGAGCTTCTGGGCTCGTCCATGCTGATCTTCGAGACGGCCGGCGTCACGCTGCTCGCCACGATGGTCGCCGCCGTCATCCTGTCTGCCAGGAGCGGGCGCTACGGCGACGCATGGGAAGGCGCCGTGCCGCCGGGGCTGGAGCCGGGTGGCACCCCCGCCGGCCGCGTACCGGACGAGGAAGGTGGCCACCATGCCCACCATGGCCACGACGACGGCGGGCACGGACACGGCGGTCACCACCACGGGGGGCACGCATGA
- the nuoK gene encoding NADH-quinone oxidoreductase subunit NuoK, protein MTLASVLIVAAGLVGIGLYGALSQQSFVMLMMGIELMLNGALLATLGFWSFALGGAPEGQLLAILIMAVMAVEMAVGFALVVAVYRARQADVIESLGTLKE, encoded by the coding sequence ATGACCTTGGCATCCGTTCTCATCGTCGCCGCCGGGCTCGTCGGGATCGGGCTCTACGGGGCGCTGTCGCAACAGTCGTTCGTGATGCTGATGATGGGCATCGAACTGATGCTGAACGGCGCGCTGCTGGCGACGCTCGGCTTCTGGTCATTCGCCCTCGGCGGCGCGCCGGAGGGGCAGCTTCTCGCCATCCTCATCATGGCAGTGATGGCGGTCGAAATGGCGGTGGGCTTCGCGCTGGTGGTCGCGGTCTACCGCGCCCGGCAGGCTGACGTCATCGAGAGCCTAGGGACGCTGAAGGAATGA